The Synechocystis sp. PCC 7509 genome includes a window with the following:
- the aroC gene encoding chorismate synthase, giving the protein MGNTFGHLFRVTTFGESHGGGVGVTIDGCPPLLEITAEEIQKELDRRRPGQSKITTPRKEADTCEILSGVFESKTLGTPIAILVRNKDTRPQDYDEMAKSYRPSHADATYDAKYGIRNWQGGGRSSARETIGRVAAGAIAKKILATFANVEIVGYVKRIKDLEAVIDPSTVTLEQVESNIVRCPEPESAERMIELIEQVGRQGDSVGGVVECVVRNVPKGLGSPVFDRIEADIAKGVMSLPATKGFEIGSGFAGTLLNGSEHNDEFYTDENGEIRTVTNRSGGVQGGISNGENIILRVAFKPTATIRKEQRTVNKQGEEMLLKGKGRHDPCVLPRAVPMVEAMVALVLCDHLLRHYGQCKVLP; this is encoded by the coding sequence ATGGGTAATACTTTTGGGCATTTGTTTCGAGTCACTACTTTTGGTGAGTCTCACGGCGGTGGTGTTGGGGTGACAATAGATGGCTGTCCGCCATTACTAGAGATTACAGCAGAAGAAATCCAAAAGGAATTAGACCGTAGGCGACCAGGACAAAGTAAAATTACCACACCGCGCAAAGAAGCTGATACTTGTGAGATTCTGTCGGGAGTATTTGAAAGTAAAACTTTAGGTACGCCGATCGCTATTCTAGTGCGAAACAAAGATACTCGCCCTCAAGATTACGATGAGATGGCAAAATCCTATCGTCCTTCTCACGCTGATGCTACTTACGATGCTAAGTATGGAATCCGTAATTGGCAAGGTGGGGGACGTTCTTCAGCTAGGGAAACTATCGGACGAGTGGCGGCGGGTGCGATCGCTAAAAAAATTCTGGCTACCTTTGCTAATGTAGAAATTGTTGGCTATGTTAAGCGGATCAAAGATTTAGAAGCGGTAATCGATCCAAGTACGGTAACTTTAGAGCAAGTTGAAAGTAACATTGTACGCTGTCCTGAACCAGAATCTGCCGAGCGGATGATTGAACTAATCGAGCAAGTAGGAAGACAAGGGGATTCTGTTGGCGGTGTGGTGGAATGTGTCGTTCGTAACGTTCCAAAAGGTTTAGGTTCGCCAGTTTTTGATAGAATTGAGGCGGACATTGCCAAAGGTGTAATGTCTCTCCCGGCAACTAAAGGCTTTGAAATTGGTTCGGGTTTTGCGGGAACTCTGCTAAATGGGAGCGAACACAACGACGAATTTTATACAGATGAAAACGGGGAAATTCGCACGGTAACTAATCGCTCTGGTGGCGTTCAAGGCGGCATTTCTAACGGTGAAAATATTATTTTACGAGTAGCTTTTAAGCCTACGGCGACAATTCGTAAAGAGCAGCGCACCGTTAATAAGCAAGGAGAAGAAATGTTATTAAAAGGTAAAGGTAGACATGACCCTTGCGTACTTCCTAGAGCCGTGCCAATGGTGGAGGCAATGGTAGCATTAGTATTATGC